Proteins from a single region of Pyrus communis chromosome 6, drPyrComm1.1, whole genome shotgun sequence:
- the LOC137737477 gene encoding uncharacterized protein: MPPSYFPLRWESTGDQWWYASPIDWAAANGLYDLVSELLHLDTNLLIKLTSLRRIRRLETVWDDEAQFDDVAKCRSQVAKRLLHECQMQRGHNSLIRAGYGGWLLYTAASAGDVGFVRELLGRDPLLVFGEGEYGVTDIFYAAARSKNSEVFRLLLDFSVSPRFSLSNGELEERLGDVTSDFKWEMMNRAVHAAARGGNLEILRDLLGDCEDVLAYRDAQGSTILHTASGRGQVEVVEYIIAFFDTITIVDNQGNTALHVAAYRGHLAVVDVLIRASPSLTTSSNNYGDTFLHLAVSGFRSPGFRPLDKQIELIKQLVCGDIANMQDVVNVKNNDGRTALHMAVIENVQSNLVELLITVPSIDLNIRDSGGMTPLDILKRRPKSSSSELLIKELISAGGISNRQDRKARSALVSHLRMQGIGGSPGTSFRIPDAEIFLCTGIDNASDANCDQSGVQFNTFSGELRQFGSPNTVNNKKSSSVTYAARRLKFLLQWRRRKEKKESSIYLRDNDSVESFSTCVDLDDNPIPLRQMYAKSSSLPNNKGTVSVRSFLPSPYTKMKFTAGLSHGVIQARPHLAFPAESLSSPTFMDKEKGVDILGPSSSNGKPPHPQASFKHNSLSKKLINQYLSVGAQGLDVNESISSTWSNQSHKHSGPLVT; encoded by the exons ATGCCACCATCTTACTTCCCTTTAAGGTGGGAAAGCACCGGAGACCAATGGTGGTATGCATCACCAATCGATTGGGCAGCAGCCAATGGCTTATATGATTTGGTCAGTGAGCTTCTTCACCTTGACACCAACCTCCTCATCAAGCTGACCTCATTGCGCCGCATCCGCCGCCTTGAAACTGTCTGGGACGACGAGGCTCAGTTCGATGATGTTGCCAAATGCCGGTCACAAGTTGCCAAGAGGCTCCTCCACGAATGCCAAATGCAGAGGGGACACAACTCTCTCATCAGAGCCGGCTACGGTGGATGGCTTCTCTACACTGCGGCCTCGGCTGGCGATGTAGGGTTTGTCAGGGAGTTGCTGGGGAGAGACCctcttcttgtttttggagaagGAGAGTATGGAGTCACTGACATCTTCTATGCTGCTGCCAGGAGCAAGAACTCTGAGGTTTTCAGGCTGCTGCTTGATTTCTCAGTGTCTCCAAGGTTTAGCCTCAGTAATGGAGAACTTGAAGAGAGGTTGGGTGATGTTACATCGGATTTCAAGTGGGAAATGATGAACCGGGCGGTTCATGCCGCTGCTAGAGGTGGCAATTTGGAGATTTTGAGGGACCTGCTTGGGGATTGTGAGGATGTTTTGGCTTATAGAGATGCTCAGGGATCTACCATCTTGCATACAGCCTCTGGCAGAGGGCAGGTTGAG GTGGTTGAGTATATAATAGCATTCTTCGATACCATCACAATAGTAGATAATCAAGGGAACACAGCTCTACACGTGGCCGCTTATAGGGGTCACTTGGCTGTGGTGGATGTCCTAATTCGTGCATCTCCCTCGTTAACCACGTCATCAAACAATTATGGAGACACCTTTCTGCATTTGGCAGTGTCTGGTTTCAGAAGCCCTGGTTTCCGGCCACTGGACAAACAGATTGAGCTCATTAAgcaattagtatgtggtgataTTGCGAACATGCAGGACGTTGTTAATGTTAAGAACAATGATGGACGAACTGCTCTTCATATGGCTGTAATTGAGAATGTTCAATCTAATTTGGTGGAACTCCTCATCACTGTTCCATCAATTGATTTGAACATCCGTGACTCTGGCGGCATGACCCCTCTAGATATTCTTAAACGAAGGCCAAAGTCATCTTCGTCCGAACTTCTGATCAAGGAATTGATTTCAGCTGGAGGGATCTCCAATCGTCAGGACCGTAAAGCAAGGAGCGCCCTTGTTTCCCATTTGAGAATGCAGGGTATTGGAGGCAGTCCGGGAACCTCCTTCAGAATTCCTGATGCAGAGATATTCTTATGCACGGGCATTGACAATGCTTCTGATGCCAATTGCGATCAGTCAGGCGTGCAATTCAACACATTCTCAGGTGAGCTAAGACAGTTTGGCTCACCCAACACAGTAAACAATAAGAAGTCAAGTTCTGTAACTTATGCTGCAAGGCGCCTCAAGTTTCTTCTTCAATGGCggaggaggaaagaaaaaaaggaatctAGCATATACTTAAGAGATAATGATTCTGTGGAGTCATTTAGCACCTGCGTAGATTTGGACGACAATCCAATCCCTCTTCGGCAGATGTATGCCAAATCTTCCTCCCTCCCAAACAACAAAGGGACAGTTTCTGTAAGGAGTTTTCTTCCGAGCCCATACACTAAAATGAAATTTACTGCTGGTTTATCACACGGTGTGATTCAGGCAAGGCCTCATTTGGCTTTTCCAGCTGAGTCACTGTCTTCCCCTACTTTCATGGACAAAGAGAAGGGTGTTGACATTTTGGGACCCTCTAGCTCAAATGGCAAACCACCACATCCACAAGCGAGCTTCAAACATAATTCCCTCAGTAAGAAGTTAATAAACCAATATTTGTCTGTTGGCGCGCAAGGCCTGGATGTGAACGAATCAATTAGCTCCACTTGGTCGAATCAAAGTCACAAACACTCCGGTCCTCTAGTTACTTGA
- the LOC137737966 gene encoding glyceraldehyde-3-phosphate dehydrogenase 2, cytosolic has product MATSGKKIKIGINGFGRIGRLVARVALQRNDVELVAVNDPFITTDYMTYMFKYDTVHGPWKHHELKVKDSKTLLFGEKPVTVFGIRNPEEIPWGESGADFVVESTGVFTDKEKAAAHIKGGAKKVIISAPSKDAPMFVVGVNEKEYKPDIHILSNASCTTNCLAPLAKVINDRFGIVEGLMTTVHSITATQKTVDGPSQKDWRGGRAASFNIIPSSTGAAKAVGKVLPALNGKLTGMAFRVPTVDVSVVDLTVRLEKPASYDQIKAAIKEESEGKLKGILGYTEDDVVSTDFIGDSRSSIFDAKAGIALNDNFVKLVSWYDNEWGYSSRVVDLIVHVASTC; this is encoded by the exons ATGG CAACATCTGGCAAGAAGATCAAGATCGGAATCAACG GATTCGGAAGAATCGGACGATTGGTTGCTAGGGTCGCTCTTCAGAGGAATGATGTTGAACTTGTCGCTGTCAACGATCCCTTCATCACCACCGACTACATG ACCTACATGTTCAAGTACGACACAGTCCATGGTCCATGGAAGCACCATGAGCTCAAGGTCAAGGACTCCAAGACCCTTCTCTTCGGTGAGAAGCCCGTCACCGTTTTCGGGATCAG GAACCCAGAGGAGATCCCATGGGGTGAGTCCGGTGCTGACTTCGTTGTTGAGTCTACCGGTGTTTTCACTGACAAGGAGAAAGCCGCTGCCCACATCAAG GGAGGTGCAAAGAAGGTTATCATCTCTGCCCCCAGCAAGGATGCTCCCATGTTCGTTGTTGGTGTGAACGAGAAGGAATACAAGCCAGACATCCACATTCTTTCCAATGCTAGTTGCACCACCAACTGCCTTGCTCCCCTTGCCAAG GTTATCAACGACAGGTTCGGAATTGTTGAGGGTCTCATGACCACAGTGCATTCCATCACTG CCACCCAAAAGACCGTTGATGGTCCATCACAGAAGGACTGGAGAGGTGGACGGGCTGCTTCCTTCAACATCATTCCTAGCAGCACTGGAGCTGCCAAG GCTGTCGGAAAGGTGCTCCCAGCACTTAACGGAAAATTGACCGGAATGGCTTTCCGTGTGCCCACTGTTGATGTTTCAGTTGTTGACCTTACTGTCAGGCTTGAGAAGCCTGCAAGCTATGACCAGATCAAGGCTGCTATCAA AGAGGAGTCTGAGGGCAAGCTGAAGGGTATCTTGGGATACACCGAAGATGATGTTGTGTCCACTGACTTCATTGGTGACAGCAG GTCAAGCATCTTTGACGCCAAGGCTGGAATTGCATTGAACGATAACTTTGTTAAGCTCGTCTCATGGTACGACAATGAGTGGGGTTACAGTTCCCGTGTGGTTGACTTGATCGTGCACGTAGCGTCCACCTGCTAA
- the LOC137738382 gene encoding uncharacterized protein, with translation MASSSRWIRPEVFPLFAAVGVAVGICGMQLVRNITTNPEVRVTKQNRTAGVLENHAEGERYAEHGLRKYVRSKGPQIMPSINKYFSDPKIPK, from the exons ATGGCTTCCTCCTCCAGATGGATAAGACCCGAG GTGTTCCCTCTATTTGCTGCAGTTGGTGTAGCTGTTGGCATTTGCGGCATGCAGCTTGTTAGGAACATCACCACCAACCCTGAAGTCAG GGTTACCAAGCAGAACAGAACTGCAGGGGTGCTAGAGAACCATGCAGAGGGTGAGAGATATGCAGAACATGGACTCCGGAAATATGTCCGAAGCAAAGGCCCCCAGATCATGCCATCTATCAACAAATACTTCTCAGATCCAAAGATTCCAAAGTGA
- the LOC137736775 gene encoding hydroxymethylglutaryl-CoA lyase, mitochondrial isoform X3 has product MFGLHKLSRQMRNVKGTLAGFGGGKFEASYLSSRNFSTQQHRVLKDIPECVKIVEVGPRDGLQNEKHIVPTAVKVQLIQMLVSSGLPVVEPTSFVSPKWVPQLADAKDVMAAIRNIEGARFPVLTPNLKGFETAVAAGAKEVAIFASASESFSKSNINCSIEDSLVRYSDVSIAARKLSIPVRGYISCVVGCPVEGKISPSQVAYVAKELYDMGCSEISLGDTIGVGTPGTVIPMLEAVIDVVPTDKLAVHFHDTYGQALSNILASLQIGISTVDSSVSGLGGCPYAKGASGNVATEDVVYMLNGLGVKTNVDLKKLMLAGDYISKHLGRSSGSKTAVALSKVAAPASKL; this is encoded by the exons ATGTTTGGTTTGCATAAGTTGTCAAGACAAATGAGGAATGTGAAGGGAACACTAGCAGGATTCGGTGGGGGGAAATTTGAGGCTTCCTATTTGTCAAGTCGTAATTTCAGCACT cagcagcatcgGGTTTTAAAAGACATTCCGGAATGTGTAAAGATTGTAGAAGTTGGTCCGAGGGATGGACTGCAGAATGAGAAGCACATTGTTCCTACCGCTGTCAAGGTTCAAttgattcaaatgcttgtttCTTCTGGCTTGCCTGTTGTCGAGCCTACAAGTTTTGTCTCCCCAAAATGGGTTCCTCAG CTGGCAGATGCAAAAGATGTAATGGCCGCTATTCGGAATATTGAAGGTGCTAGATTTCCCGTACTAACCCCTAATCTTAAA GGATTTGAGACAGCTGTTGCTGCTGGTGCAAAGGAAGTTGCCATATTTGCCTCAGCTTCTGAATCTTtctcaaaatcaaatataaattgcAGTATTGAAGATAGTCTCGTTCGATATAGTGATGTTTCTATTGCTGCCAGAAAGCTTTCAATTCCTGTTCGTGG ATATATATCGTGTGTTGTGGGGTGTCCGGTGGAAGGAAAGATATCCCCATCACAAGTAGCATATGTGGCGAAAGAACTTTATGACATGGGTTGCTCAGAAATTTCTCTTGGTGATACAATTGGTGTCGGTACTCCAG GTACTGTCATTCCAATGCTTGAAGCTGTTATTGACGTGGTCCCAACTGATAAGCTTGCTGTCCATTTTCACGACACTTATGGGCAAGCTCTTTCAAACATACTAGCTTCACTCCAG ATAGGAATCAGCACAGTGGATTCTTCAGTATCAGGTCTGGGGGGTTGTCCGTATGCTAAGGGAGCTTCCGGAAATGTTGCCACGGAAGATGTTGTGTACATGCTTAATGGACTTGGAGTGAAGACCAATGTAGATCTTAAAAAGCTCATGTTGGCTGGGGACTATATCAGTAAGCACTTGGGGCGCTCATCTGGTTCAAAGACGGCAGTTGCCTTGAGTAAAGTTGCAGCTCCTGCCTCAAAGCTATGA
- the LOC137736775 gene encoding hydroxymethylglutaryl-CoA lyase, mitochondrial isoform X2, whose translation MFGLHKLSRQMRNVKGTLAGFGGGKFEASYLSSRNFSTQQQHRVLKDIPECVKIVEVGPRDGLQNEKHIVPTAVKVQLIQMLVSSGLPVVEPTSFVSPKWVPQLADAKDVMAAIRNIEGARFPVLTPNLKGFETAVAAGAKEVAIFASASESFSKSNINCSIEDSLVRYSDVSIAARKLSIPVRGYISCVVGCPVEGKISPSQVAYVAKELYDMGCSEISLGDTIGVGTPGTVIPMLEAVIDVVPTDKLAVHFHDTYGQALSNILASLQIGISTVDSSVSGLGGCPYAKGASGNVATEDVVYMLNGLGVKTNVDLKKLMLAGDYISKHLGRSSGSKTAVALSKVAAPASKL comes from the exons ATGTTTGGTTTGCATAAGTTGTCAAGACAAATGAGGAATGTGAAGGGAACACTAGCAGGATTCGGTGGGGGGAAATTTGAGGCTTCCTATTTGTCAAGTCGTAATTTCAGCACT cagcagcagcatcgGGTTTTAAAAGACATTCCGGAATGTGTAAAGATTGTAGAAGTTGGTCCGAGGGATGGACTGCAGAATGAGAAGCACATTGTTCCTACCGCTGTCAAGGTTCAAttgattcaaatgcttgtttCTTCTGGCTTGCCTGTTGTCGAGCCTACAAGTTTTGTCTCCCCAAAATGGGTTCCTCAG CTGGCAGATGCAAAAGATGTAATGGCCGCTATTCGGAATATTGAAGGTGCTAGATTTCCCGTACTAACCCCTAATCTTAAA GGATTTGAGACAGCTGTTGCTGCTGGTGCAAAGGAAGTTGCCATATTTGCCTCAGCTTCTGAATCTTtctcaaaatcaaatataaattgcAGTATTGAAGATAGTCTCGTTCGATATAGTGATGTTTCTATTGCTGCCAGAAAGCTTTCAATTCCTGTTCGTGG ATATATATCGTGTGTTGTGGGGTGTCCGGTGGAAGGAAAGATATCCCCATCACAAGTAGCATATGTGGCGAAAGAACTTTATGACATGGGTTGCTCAGAAATTTCTCTTGGTGATACAATTGGTGTCGGTACTCCAG GTACTGTCATTCCAATGCTTGAAGCTGTTATTGACGTGGTCCCAACTGATAAGCTTGCTGTCCATTTTCACGACACTTATGGGCAAGCTCTTTCAAACATACTAGCTTCACTCCAG ATAGGAATCAGCACAGTGGATTCTTCAGTATCAGGTCTGGGGGGTTGTCCGTATGCTAAGGGAGCTTCCGGAAATGTTGCCACGGAAGATGTTGTGTACATGCTTAATGGACTTGGAGTGAAGACCAATGTAGATCTTAAAAAGCTCATGTTGGCTGGGGACTATATCAGTAAGCACTTGGGGCGCTCATCTGGTTCAAAGACGGCAGTTGCCTTGAGTAAAGTTGCAGCTCCTGCCTCAAAGCTATGA
- the LOC137736775 gene encoding hydroxymethylglutaryl-CoA lyase, mitochondrial isoform X1: MFGLHKLSRQMRNVKGTLAGFGGGKFEASYLSSRNFSTQQQQHRVLKDIPECVKIVEVGPRDGLQNEKHIVPTAVKVQLIQMLVSSGLPVVEPTSFVSPKWVPQLADAKDVMAAIRNIEGARFPVLTPNLKGFETAVAAGAKEVAIFASASESFSKSNINCSIEDSLVRYSDVSIAARKLSIPVRGYISCVVGCPVEGKISPSQVAYVAKELYDMGCSEISLGDTIGVGTPGTVIPMLEAVIDVVPTDKLAVHFHDTYGQALSNILASLQIGISTVDSSVSGLGGCPYAKGASGNVATEDVVYMLNGLGVKTNVDLKKLMLAGDYISKHLGRSSGSKTAVALSKVAAPASKL, encoded by the exons ATGTTTGGTTTGCATAAGTTGTCAAGACAAATGAGGAATGTGAAGGGAACACTAGCAGGATTCGGTGGGGGGAAATTTGAGGCTTCCTATTTGTCAAGTCGTAATTTCAGCACT cagcagcagcagcatcgGGTTTTAAAAGACATTCCGGAATGTGTAAAGATTGTAGAAGTTGGTCCGAGGGATGGACTGCAGAATGAGAAGCACATTGTTCCTACCGCTGTCAAGGTTCAAttgattcaaatgcttgtttCTTCTGGCTTGCCTGTTGTCGAGCCTACAAGTTTTGTCTCCCCAAAATGGGTTCCTCAG CTGGCAGATGCAAAAGATGTAATGGCCGCTATTCGGAATATTGAAGGTGCTAGATTTCCCGTACTAACCCCTAATCTTAAA GGATTTGAGACAGCTGTTGCTGCTGGTGCAAAGGAAGTTGCCATATTTGCCTCAGCTTCTGAATCTTtctcaaaatcaaatataaattgcAGTATTGAAGATAGTCTCGTTCGATATAGTGATGTTTCTATTGCTGCCAGAAAGCTTTCAATTCCTGTTCGTGG ATATATATCGTGTGTTGTGGGGTGTCCGGTGGAAGGAAAGATATCCCCATCACAAGTAGCATATGTGGCGAAAGAACTTTATGACATGGGTTGCTCAGAAATTTCTCTTGGTGATACAATTGGTGTCGGTACTCCAG GTACTGTCATTCCAATGCTTGAAGCTGTTATTGACGTGGTCCCAACTGATAAGCTTGCTGTCCATTTTCACGACACTTATGGGCAAGCTCTTTCAAACATACTAGCTTCACTCCAG ATAGGAATCAGCACAGTGGATTCTTCAGTATCAGGTCTGGGGGGTTGTCCGTATGCTAAGGGAGCTTCCGGAAATGTTGCCACGGAAGATGTTGTGTACATGCTTAATGGACTTGGAGTGAAGACCAATGTAGATCTTAAAAAGCTCATGTTGGCTGGGGACTATATCAGTAAGCACTTGGGGCGCTCATCTGGTTCAAAGACGGCAGTTGCCTTGAGTAAAGTTGCAGCTCCTGCCTCAAAGCTATGA
- the LOC137736776 gene encoding uncharacterized protein, translating into MENSHQVSDHLEPWRHLHGKVVMVTGASSGLGRDVCLDLAKAGCRIVAAARRIDRLQSICDQINQLSITAPSFSSSAAADNIPGGGPRAVAVELDVSADSPAIEKSVNKAWDAFGRIDALVNNAGIRGTVKTALELSEEEWNNVFRTNLTGSWLVSKFVAIRMRDADQGGSIVNISSIAGLNRGYLPGATAYNCSKAGINTLSKTMAMELGVHNIRVNAISPGLFKSEITEGLMQKEWLHNVAMKTVPLRTFGTSDPALTSLVRYLLHDSSEYVSGNVYIVDAGNSLPGVPIYSSL; encoded by the exons ATGGAGAATTCTCATCAAGTGTCGGACCACCTGGAGCCGTGGCGCCACCTCCACGGTAAGGTCGTCATGGTCACCGGCGCTTCCTCTGGCCTCGGCCGCGACGTTTGCTTAGACTTGGCTAAAGCCGGATGCAGAATCGTAGCCGCCGCTCGCCGCATCGACCGACTTCAGTCCATCTGCGATCAAATCAACCAGCTCTCCATCACGGCTccgtctttttcttcttctgctgctgctgataaTATTCCTGGAGGAGGCCCGCGGGCCGTGGCTGTTGAGCTGGATGTCAGCGCCGACAGCCCAGCTATTGAGAAGTCTGTGAACAAGGCTTGGGACGCGTTTGGGCGCATCGATGCCCTTGTTAACAATGCCGGTATTAGAG GTACGGTGAAGACTGCATTGGAATTGTCTGAGGAGGAATGGAATAATGTCTTCAGGACAAATTTAACGGGTTCCTGGTTGGTGTCAAAGTTTGTTGCTATACGCATGCGAGATGCTGATCAGGGAGGATCAATCGTCAATATATCTTCCATTGCTGGTCTTAATCGTGGATATTTGCCTGGAGCTACAGCATACAATTGTTCAAAGGCTGGCATAAACACCTTATCAAAG ACTATGGCTATGGAGTTGGGGGTGCACAATATCAGGGTGAACGCAATATCACCTGGACTTTTCAAGTCGGAAATCACGGAGGGTCTTATGCAAAAAGAATGGCTACACAATGTGGCTATGAAAACTGTCCCTTTACGAACATTTGGGACTTCGGATCCAGCACTGACATCGCTGGTTAGATATTTGCTACACGACTCTTCTGAATATGTGTCTGGCAACGTTTACATTGTTGATGCAGGAAACAGCTTGCCAGGAGTTCCTATTTACTCTTCCCTCTGA